A single genomic interval of Dromiciops gliroides isolate mDroGli1 chromosome 1, mDroGli1.pri, whole genome shotgun sequence harbors:
- the LOC122737304 gene encoding acidic leucine-rich nuclear phosphoprotein 32 family member B-like isoform X1, producing MDIKRRVTLELRNRKPGEVKDLVLDNCFSHDGKIGGLSSEFENLEYLSMVDINLVSLANLPKLPRLRKLELSDNHLSGGLEVLAERTPSLIQLNLSGNKIKDINTLEPLKKLPNLKSLDLFKCDVTMLMSYRESVFALLPQLTYLDGYDADDKEAPDSDPEADREGPESVCGENGEVIGEDEDEDEDEDELDEEEDEDDEDVDGEEEEEEEDEEEEEEEEEEDGVEDEVRLTFWEGDQSCYNRRGPCGKAGV from the exons ATGGACATCAAGAGGCGGGTTACGCTGGAGCTGCGGAACAGGAAGCCAGGGGAG GTCAAGGATCTAGTCTTGGATAACTGCTTCTCACATGATGGGAAGATTGGGGGACTGTCTTCAGAATTTGAAAACCTTGAGTATCTCAGCATGGTAGACATCAACCTTGTGTCTTTGGCCAACCTACCCAAGCTTCCCCGACTGCGAAAG TTGGAGCTTAGTGATAACCACCTCTCGGGAGGCCTGGAGGTCCTGGCAGAGCGAACACCCAGCCTGATCCAGTTAAACCTCAGCGGGAACAAAATCAAAGACATCAACACACTGGAGCCCCTG AAGAAGCTGCCAAACCTCAAGAGCTTGGACCTTTTCAAATGTGATGTGACCATGCTGATGAGCTACCGGGAGAGTGTGTTTGCCCTCCTGCCCCAGCTCACCTACCTCGATGGCTATGATGCTGATGACAAGGAAGCTCCGGACTCCGACCCTGAGGCTGACAGGGAGGGCCCTGAGAGTGTGTGCGGGGAGAACGGGGAAG TGATAGGTGAGGACGAGGACGAGGACGAGGACGAGGACGAGCtggatgaggaagaggatgaggatgatgaagatgttgatggagaagaggaggaggaggaggaagatgaggaggaggaggaggaggaggaggaagaagatggggTCGAGGATGAGGTGAGGCTCACGTTTTGGGAAGGGGATCAGAGCTGCTACAACAGAAGAGGCCCATGCGGCAAGGCTGGAGTTTGA
- the ZNF414 gene encoding LOW QUALITY PROTEIN: zinc finger protein 414 (The sequence of the model RefSeq protein was modified relative to this genomic sequence to represent the inferred CDS: deleted 1 base in 1 codon) → MEESSGMGPGVQACPAPLPYSDIYGSPSQSPAAKAEKEQLSPAFSAEDCKPSSRTNTGGGVNSSPSEEPRLPKRRPPSSGRQFPCSSYGCRLAFPNPRELAQHLHSHLQPTQSMEGKVFHCSAPSCPETFPSMQELMAHTKLHYKPNRYFKCENCLLRFRTHRSLFKHLHVCSDQTHSPAPPPAPLPPALEKELPDAQRPTGPSPDKAPLLTPLPLTPDPRPRGPFPLLDASLYGSAALPSSYPSQASGPVPAPFLPYLGPSPYGLTPGSGPQRLRPFMPSQTQGLPSSGPGSSSNTNAAVWKKNQGASGSPRRPPGSSEGPTGHSSTSRIVWEHTRGRYTCMQCPFSTASRPAMTLHLEDHRKTPPPAPPPSPHHPQLPLNWRLREAQSGHWNPLLDHQVVLLHSPLSHPGPRAPQPQGRTGISKAGRTILLCPQVVTRPPCHGVIHSWAEFAGGLSHSPSKTHHSLYSPLWALATTGGGEVEDYFYN, encoded by the exons ATG GAGGAGAGTTCTGGGATGGGACCTGGGGTCCAGGCATGTCCTGCACCATTGCCCTACTCAGACATCTATGGCAGCCCCAGTCAGAGCCCGGCagccaaagcagagaaagagcAGCTGTCTCCAGCCTTCTCAGCAGAGG ACTGCAAGCCCTCAAGCAGAACCAACACAGGAGGGGGTGTGAACAGCAGCCCCAGTGAGGAGCCACGCCTTCCGAAGCGCCGGCCCCCCTCTTCTG GGAGGCAGTTCCCTTGTTCCAGCTATGGCTGCCGGCTGGCCTTCCCCAACCCTCGGGAGCTTGCTCAGCACCTGCACAGTCACTTGCAACCCACCCAGTCCATGGAAG GGAAAGTGTTTCACTGCTCAGCCCCAAGCTGCCCAGAGACCTTCCCCAGCATGCAGGAGCTGATGGCCCACACCAAGCTGCACTACAAACCCAACAGATACTTCAA GTGTGAAAATTGCCTTCTCCGCTTCCGGACTCACCGCTCCCTATTCAAGCACCTACATGTCTGCTCAGACCAGACCCACAGCCcggccccacccccagcccccctgcccccagccctggAGAAGGAGCTGCCTGATGCTCAGAGACCAACTGGCCCCAGCCCTGACAAGGCCCCGCTGCTCACGCCCCTGCCCCTGACCCCGGATCCTCGTCCCAGGGGCCCATTCCCTCTACTGGATGCCTCACTCTATGGCTCTGCTGCACTGCCCTCCTCATATCCCAGCCAGGCCTCAGGGCCTGTACCTGCACCCTTCCTACCCTACCTTGGTCCTTCCCCCTATGGGCTGACCCCGGGTTCTGGTCCCCAGCGCCTCCGTCCCTTCATGCCCTCCCAGACCCAGGGTCTCCCTAGCTCTGGCCCTGGCTCAAGCTCCAACACTAATGCAGCAGTCTGGAAAAAGAATCAGG GCGCCAGCGGCAGCCCACGGAGGCCCCCCGGGAGCTCTGAGGGGCCTACAG GTCATTCTTCTACCAGCCGAATTGTATGGGAGCACACCAGGGGCCGCTACACTTGCATGCAGTGCCCCTTCTCCACGGCCTCCAGACCCGCCATGACGCTTCATTTGGAAGACCATCGAAAGactccacccccagccccaccg CCCAGCCCCCATCACCCTCAACTCCCCCTCAACTGGAGGCTCAGGGAGGCCCAGTCTGGTCACTGGAACCCACTCCTGGATCATCAAGTGGTCCTCCTTCACTCACCTCTCAGTCACCCAGGGCCCAGGGCCCCCCAGCCTCAGGGGAGGACTGGGATTTCTAAGGCTGGGAGGACAATTCTCCTGTGTCCCCAAGTAGTTACTAGGCCACCCTGCCATGGAGTCATTCATTCCTGGGCAGAATTTGCTGGTGGCTTGAGTCATTCCCCTTCCAAGACGCATCACTCCCTCTACTCTCCACTCTGGGCCCTGGCGACtacagggggtggggaggtagaaGACTATTTTTATAATTAA
- the LOC122737304 gene encoding acidic leucine-rich nuclear phosphoprotein 32 family member B-like isoform X2 — protein sequence MDIKRRVTLELRNRKPGEVKDLVLDNCFSHDGKIGGLSSEFENLEYLSMVDINLVSLANLPKLPRLRKLELSDNHLSGGLEVLAERTPSLIQLNLSGNKIKDINTLEPLKKLPNLKSLDLFKCDVTMLMSYRESVFALLPQLTYLDGYDADDKEAPDSDPEADREGPESVCGENGEGEDEDEDEDEDELDEEEDEDDEDVDGEEEEEEEDEEEEEEEEEEDGVEDEVRLTFWEGDQSCYNRRGPCGKAGV from the exons ATGGACATCAAGAGGCGGGTTACGCTGGAGCTGCGGAACAGGAAGCCAGGGGAG GTCAAGGATCTAGTCTTGGATAACTGCTTCTCACATGATGGGAAGATTGGGGGACTGTCTTCAGAATTTGAAAACCTTGAGTATCTCAGCATGGTAGACATCAACCTTGTGTCTTTGGCCAACCTACCCAAGCTTCCCCGACTGCGAAAG TTGGAGCTTAGTGATAACCACCTCTCGGGAGGCCTGGAGGTCCTGGCAGAGCGAACACCCAGCCTGATCCAGTTAAACCTCAGCGGGAACAAAATCAAAGACATCAACACACTGGAGCCCCTG AAGAAGCTGCCAAACCTCAAGAGCTTGGACCTTTTCAAATGTGATGTGACCATGCTGATGAGCTACCGGGAGAGTGTGTTTGCCCTCCTGCCCCAGCTCACCTACCTCGATGGCTATGATGCTGATGACAAGGAAGCTCCGGACTCCGACCCTGAGGCTGACAGGGAGGGCCCTGAGAGTGTGTGCGGGGAGAACGGGGAAG GTGAGGACGAGGACGAGGACGAGGACGAGGACGAGCtggatgaggaagaggatgaggatgatgaagatgttgatggagaagaggaggaggaggaggaagatgaggaggaggaggaggaggaggaggaagaagatggggTCGAGGATGAGGTGAGGCTCACGTTTTGGGAAGGGGATCAGAGCTGCTACAACAGAAGAGGCCCATGCGGCAAGGCTGGAGTTTGA